One Echinicola strongylocentroti DNA window includes the following coding sequences:
- the gcvH gene encoding glycine cleavage system protein GcvH — protein sequence MNFPKDLKYTEDHEWVKIEGNTATIGITEFAQRELGDIVYVEVETVGETIETGEVFGTVEAVKTVSDLFMPLNGEITEFNEELEGSPELVNDSPYEGGWMIKVKFDGELPGDLLSAEAYAELVGE from the coding sequence ATGAACTTCCCTAAAGACTTGAAGTACACAGAAGACCACGAGTGGGTTAAAATCGAAGGAAACACAGCTACCATCGGTATTACGGAGTTTGCCCAAAGAGAATTGGGTGACATCGTATATGTAGAAGTAGAGACTGTCGGTGAAACTATTGAGACCGGAGAAGTGTTCGGTACAGTAGAGGCAGTAAAAACCGTATCAGATCTTTTCATGCCGCTAAATGGCGAGATCACTGAGTTCAACGAAGAGTTGGAAGGTTCCCCGGAACTGGTCAATGATTCACCTTATGAAGGCGGCTGGATGATCAAAGTGAAGTTTGATGGAGAGCTTCCAGGCGATTTACTGTCGGCTGAAGCATACGCTGAACTGGTTGGTGAATAA
- a CDS encoding VanZ family protein has translation MESFQAIYCRLKHTLNWLVNKPKQVSERLLPALIWLAILLWLILSPGEKLPDVSKTPGMDKIGHFGLFMGLLFTWNRVWNHTTRPLNKKHFITNYLVLGVFFAILVEWIQQLVPNRAFDLLDIAANLLGSAVGTICFYILYKKKSKLV, from the coding sequence ATGGAGAGCTTCCAGGCGATTTACTGTCGGCTGAAGCATACGCTGAACTGGTTGGTGAATAAACCAAAACAGGTTAGCGAGCGATTATTACCTGCACTCATTTGGCTGGCCATATTGTTATGGCTAATCCTGTCACCAGGAGAAAAACTGCCAGATGTTTCCAAGACCCCAGGAATGGACAAAATAGGTCATTTCGGCCTTTTTATGGGGCTCTTGTTTACTTGGAATAGAGTTTGGAATCACACTACTAGGCCATTGAACAAAAAACATTTTATTACTAATTATTTAGTTTTGGGTGTTTTTTTTGCTATATTAGTAGAATGGATTCAGCAGTTGGTTCCTAACAGAGCCTTTGATCTGCTGGACATTGCAGCAAACTTGCTGGGAAGTGCAGTCGGTACTATTTGTTTTTATATTTTATACAAGAAGAAAAGTAAGCTTGTATAA
- a CDS encoding energy transducer TonB — MEAKKTPKADLSKKSGMFLNLGLLVSVGLTLFAFEYKTYESGELMDLGTVEDDFEELLDIPITEQPPPPPPPVEQPIIEEIPDEVEIEEKIEVNFDVEVQEETVIKEVVIEDAPVQEKAEEIFDVVETMPTPPGGMEGWNKYLSKNLKYPTQARRMGIEGTVYVVFVVNTDGSIQDVGILRGIGGGCDEEAMRVVRNAPNWQPGKQRGRPVRVKMRLPIRFKLS; from the coding sequence ATGGAAGCCAAAAAGACACCGAAAGCTGATTTGAGCAAGAAGTCAGGAATGTTCCTGAACTTGGGGCTCTTGGTCAGCGTTGGTCTTACGCTGTTTGCTTTCGAGTACAAAACGTACGAATCAGGAGAGCTGATGGACTTGGGAACAGTGGAAGACGATTTCGAGGAATTGTTAGATATTCCGATCACCGAACAACCACCACCGCCACCACCGCCAGTAGAGCAACCAATTATCGAGGAAATTCCTGATGAAGTAGAAATCGAAGAAAAAATTGAAGTAAACTTCGATGTGGAAGTACAGGAAGAAACGGTTATCAAAGAAGTGGTTATTGAAGATGCTCCAGTGCAAGAAAAAGCTGAAGAGATTTTCGATGTGGTAGAAACCATGCCTACCCCTCCAGGAGGAATGGAAGGCTGGAACAAATACCTCAGCAAAAACCTGAAGTACCCTACCCAAGCAAGGAGAATGGGAATCGAAGGTACTGTATACGTGGTATTCGTGGTGAACACTGATGGCTCCATCCAAGACGTAGGTATCCTTAGAGGTATCGGCGGAGGCTGTGATGAAGAAGCCATGAGAGTAGTAAGAAACGCCCCTAATTGGCAACCTGGTAAACAAAGAGGTCGCCCAGTTAGGGTAAAAATGAGACTACCGATTCGATTCAAGCTAAGCTAA
- a CDS encoding energy transducer TonB codes for MEAKKTQKADLRSKHGLFLNIGLLISTGLALAAFEFKSHSTVTVQDYELRSDPFEDILDVPITTHQVPEPPKVEQPEINEVPNDKEIEEEFEPLLNIEFPQEPVIHSPVLPTAPPIEDKAEEIVDFAEKMPAPPGGMKGWNNYLSKNLKYPRQAVRQGIEGTVFLAFVVNKDGSIQDVEILRGVGGGCSEEAIRVLKNAPDWKPGLQRGRPVRVKMRLPIKFKLN; via the coding sequence ATGGAAGCCAAAAAAACACAAAAAGCAGATTTACGGAGCAAACATGGCCTATTCCTCAATATTGGTCTACTGATTAGCACAGGACTAGCCCTAGCGGCCTTTGAGTTCAAATCCCACTCTACTGTTACAGTACAGGACTATGAGCTAAGGTCAGATCCATTTGAAGATATACTTGATGTCCCCATCACCACCCACCAAGTTCCTGAACCACCGAAGGTCGAGCAACCAGAAATCAACGAAGTTCCCAATGATAAGGAAATCGAAGAAGAATTCGAGCCTCTTCTGAACATAGAATTTCCACAGGAGCCTGTTATCCACAGCCCTGTACTCCCTACAGCCCCACCAATAGAGGATAAAGCTGAAGAGATCGTGGACTTTGCTGAAAAAATGCCCGCTCCACCAGGTGGAATGAAAGGCTGGAACAACTACCTTAGCAAAAACCTAAAATACCCTAGACAGGCCGTCAGACAGGGAATTGAAGGTACCGTGTTTTTGGCTTTCGTCGTGAACAAGGACGGTTCGATTCAGGATGTTGAAATCTTGCGAGGTGTGGGCGGTGGCTGTAGTGAAGAGGCTATCCGAGTACTCAAAAATGCCCCTGACTGGAAACCTGGCCTCCAAAGAGGACGACCGGTGAGGGTAAAAATGAGATTGCCCATCAAGTTCAAGCTAAACTAA
- a CDS encoding recombinase family protein: MKIADLYIRVSTDEQADKGYSQRNQEEVLKRYCLVNDIKVRQVIYEDHSAKTFDRPEWQRLLTDLKGRKKGKVDLILFTKWDRFSRNAGDAYFMINILRSLNIEPQAIEQPLDLEIPENKMMLAIYLAAPEVENDRRALNIFHGIRRATKEGRYLKKAPIGYINRSTETGKKYIAPKEPEASLVIESFEKVAEGTFNTEKIYTEMFKKGLSLTKSSFWRMLRSKHYIGKIFVPAYKDEEPHFVEGQHEALISERLFNSVQDVLDGRGRKNKVKIISKEQLPLRGFLECPNCGRGLTGSPSKSKTGKYYYYYHCKSPCRCRFRADLVNENLNEMLNQFSIKEERLKYFQNELIEILNSKLNDRGNEKKSLLEKIENESNKLKKARQLLLNDKIDSDDFKEIKKEVTDSIDRLERQLASVREKPKRNIKETINSCLRVISNLGDLYSKSGLEDKQRLLSSIFSEKLVFEKNNYRTPKVNKMVSLIYLIDRGLGVKKNGTKSQNEHLCRQVELQGVEPWSR; the protein is encoded by the coding sequence ATGAAAATTGCTGATTTATATATTAGAGTAAGTACAGACGAGCAGGCTGATAAAGGTTATTCTCAACGTAATCAAGAAGAGGTATTGAAAAGGTATTGCCTTGTTAACGATATAAAGGTAAGGCAGGTTATTTATGAAGACCATAGTGCCAAGACTTTTGATCGACCAGAGTGGCAAAGACTTTTGACTGATCTTAAAGGAAGAAAGAAAGGAAAAGTAGATCTTATCCTGTTTACAAAATGGGACAGGTTTAGCAGAAATGCAGGTGATGCTTATTTTATGATCAATATTCTAAGAAGTCTTAATATTGAACCTCAAGCAATAGAACAGCCTCTTGATTTGGAAATACCCGAGAACAAAATGATGTTGGCAATTTATTTGGCTGCGCCAGAAGTCGAAAATGATAGGAGAGCGCTCAATATATTCCATGGTATTAGAAGGGCAACCAAAGAAGGCCGGTATTTGAAGAAAGCACCAATAGGGTATATTAATCGGTCGACTGAAACAGGAAAAAAATACATTGCACCAAAAGAACCTGAAGCTAGTCTTGTCATCGAATCATTTGAAAAGGTGGCAGAAGGTACTTTTAATACCGAGAAAATCTATACAGAAATGTTCAAAAAGGGTTTAAGCCTTACAAAATCCAGCTTTTGGAGAATGCTAAGGAGTAAACATTATATTGGAAAAATTTTTGTTCCAGCCTATAAGGATGAAGAACCTCATTTCGTTGAGGGGCAACATGAGGCGTTAATATCAGAAAGGTTATTTAATAGTGTTCAGGATGTTTTGGATGGAAGAGGAAGGAAGAATAAGGTGAAAATAATTTCCAAGGAACAGTTGCCGCTCAGAGGTTTTTTAGAATGTCCCAATTGTGGAAGAGGTTTGACGGGAAGCCCTTCAAAGAGTAAAACAGGGAAGTATTATTATTACTACCATTGTAAATCACCATGTAGATGTCGTTTTAGAGCTGATCTCGTAAATGAGAATCTGAATGAGATGCTTAACCAGTTTTCAATTAAAGAAGAAAGGCTTAAGTATTTTCAAAATGAACTAATTGAAATTCTTAATTCAAAATTGAATGATAGAGGAAATGAAAAGAAATCCTTATTGGAGAAAATTGAAAATGAGAGTAATAAGTTAAAAAAAGCAAGGCAGCTATTGCTGAATGATAAGATTGATAGTGATGATTTTAAAGAAATCAAAAAAGAAGTAACTGATTCAATAGATCGATTAGAGCGTCAATTGGCGAGTGTACGGGAAAAGCCAAAAAGAAACATAAAAGAAACGATAAATTCCTGTTTAAGGGTAATTTCTAATTTAGGTGATTTATATTCAAAATCAGGCCTAGAAGACAAGCAGAGGCTGTTGAGTTCGATCTTTAGTGAAAAATTGGTGTTTGAAAAAAATAATTATCGAACCCCGAAAGTCAATAAAATGGTTAGTCTTATCTATTTGATAGATAGAGGGTTAGGTGTTAAAAAAAACGGCACAAAATCTCAAAATGAGCATTTGTGCCGTCAGGTGGAGCTGCAGGGAGTCGAACCCTGGTCCAGATAG
- a CDS encoding JAB domain-containing protein yields the protein MDTNNTNFVPSQVAEITLSYRPNSKVSEKPQIVSSLGASKVLRANWEKSKLEFIEEFKVILLNRANRVLGIVNASSGGTCGTIVDLKVIFAAAMKASASCIILAHNHPSGTLRPSEQDNRLTDKMVKAGKLLDLPVMDHIILTAESYYSFADEGGL from the coding sequence ATGGATACCAACAACACAAATTTCGTTCCCAGCCAAGTAGCCGAAATCACGTTAAGCTATCGTCCTAACTCAAAAGTCTCCGAAAAACCCCAGATCGTCTCTTCTCTTGGTGCCAGTAAGGTGCTCAGGGCAAACTGGGAAAAATCGAAATTGGAGTTCATCGAAGAGTTCAAAGTAATCTTGCTCAACCGGGCAAACCGTGTATTGGGCATAGTAAACGCCTCTTCCGGGGGGACATGTGGAACCATAGTGGATCTGAAAGTGATCTTTGCTGCAGCCATGAAGGCGTCTGCTTCCTGTATTATCCTAGCACACAACCACCCTTCCGGAACCCTTCGGCCAAGTGAACAGGACAACCGCCTGACCGATAAAATGGTCAAAGCAGGCAAACTTTTGGATTTGCCGGTAATGGACCATATCATCCTCACTGCGGAAAGTTATTATTCCTTTGCTGATGAAGGAGGGCTATAA
- a CDS encoding DUF2703 domain-containing protein, which yields METATKKVLKVELFQVEMPSNENNSCSACDNVHDELVSAIQDVQKLFDNLDCKILFKSTTVKTIEEAEKAQIIASPTIKVGNFYFYPNHSTGNSDIREWIWNGLTKPEPTKEMLIEILLKGYLLKEEQYKKEISPYVLKYLEENKLTNSDCRCS from the coding sequence ATGGAAACAGCAACAAAAAAAGTGTTGAAAGTAGAACTATTTCAAGTAGAAATGCCCTCTAATGAAAACAACTCTTGTTCAGCCTGTGATAACGTGCATGATGAGCTTGTTTCGGCAATTCAGGACGTACAAAAACTTTTTGATAATTTGGATTGTAAGATATTATTCAAGTCAACAACAGTTAAGACAATTGAAGAGGCTGAAAAAGCACAAATTATAGCGTCACCAACCATAAAGGTGGGCAATTTTTACTTTTATCCTAATCATTCAACGGGTAATTCTGATATAAGAGAATGGATTTGGAATGGATTGACAAAACCTGAACCCACAAAGGAAATGCTGATAGAGATTTTGTTGAAAGGTTACCTCCTAAAGGAAGAACAATATAAAAAAGAAATCTCTCCATATGTTCTTAAATACCTTGAAGAAAATAAATTAACGAATTCAGATTGTAGATGCAGCTGA